The window taaccctaaaccgtagaaatcatgtttaggatttatattttctaagcatgaattatttgcgttctagcatgcaattatctgtttaacatgtgaattgattaatcgcataatcggtcaaatagatctttgtctgatttatttgttttgtacaagtcttccgctgtgcaaggggcaccaaaaaCCCAAcagggccaatgacgatgaagcggtctaagccacggaacggccacccctagcgtacgacatggggtacctctcgatgaagtcgGCCGCCTCCAGGGAATATGCCGACATGCggcaagtggatgctcatattcaactccaaaaggatataattgaagagttgtgggcgcggaagactgcacggcgatagtttttttctttattatgtaatttatttttttaaatgtatgtacttttttttaatgcaattaatgaattttcccgtatatgtctcgtaaatttaattccgcaatttaatcgtaaatttaattccgtaaatgtagttgttttttaattatttttattgcggctaaatctgatgtggcaggtggatttttagtgctgctgacgtggcagggagagagagtggctgaccTATTTCTAGCGTGGATGCTCTTAGCCCACTCacttaataagaaaaataagttccaagaacggatgaagtatatttttctaaataataccTACCTTCATctttgaaactatttttttttttttttgaaatgatgAATTTTAACACACAATTAATAGTAAGAGAGGTGAATTAGTAAAGTagggagagaaagagaaaatttgataaagtaagaatgatgaagagaaaaaatagtagaagtagtattagtggatTGTAACTAGAAGGtttagaaagtttctatttttaaggacgAGGttgtatcattttttaatttgaacatATACTCCCTACGTCCCATAATAGAACTACACTTAAATgatgacacaagattttatgaaatgttatttatgcattactaaaaaaaaagacagTTAAggatagggatgtcaattcaacccGAAATCCGTGGGCCGGCCCGAATAGTCCGGTAAAATGAGCGGGTTAGGCctataattttataacccAAATACAAAACGGGCTAAATGGGTTGGCCCGAATGGTTGGCGggttaaacgggttggcccgagCGGGTTGCGGGTTGGACCGACGGGttgcaacttttaattaaaaaatattgagtttTAGGGaactttttttgtattttttaaatttcatgtgACAAAATTATTAGTCTTTTCAATCTACATTCTACGTATTTCTACTCAATCCCACACTATCAACTATCAAGTTCCACCTCAACTCATTATTCCATCGTCCCATCACCTGTCATTACTGTCTTACTACCACCAACGCCAATATTTAGAATAAACccatcaaaatctcaatatatttatcattttaataattattcatgtaacataagatatgatttttaattttataataattaattatgaccAATGCCAAAATAATGATACGAACACAAactttaattgaaattatacgatttaactttaatttatctttgtttAGATTATAGTTGATTGAGATGGAAGACTTCTCTTCAACCATTGAGGAAAACTATgaaaagattttatatgattctatcaccaaaaaggaaaaaataattaaaatttaaaatcattttattgagGAAAATTTGATTACCAGAGattatttttgaaagttttttagcccgaatagcccgatgggttagcccaaaacccgacgggttagggttagggttgaaaatttatgacccgAAAATTTCataacccgattagcccgaaCCCAAATAGCTCGGCAACCCGAGTgggttggcccgaacccgaacgggttagcccgattgacatccctagttaAGGACATTTTTCACTACAATTAATGAtgctaatttatgtttttaaatataccACCAACGCTTCAAAATTTGTTCTTATTGTTGGTatctcaactaaaattagagaaagTAATTGGAAGTCttctaaaaaatactactagtaaaagATTGAGTTAATTTGCTCTTCATTTTAGAATGCTTTCTTTAGCGTCttaaattaatgttatttattataattttcatacgTTAGTAAATTGcgtctcaatttttttgtattttaaaaatatgtaagtttttttgtagtgatgtgttaagagaagagagaaaaatatatttttatactagtataaggAGGAATGATAtattacatatattaaaaaatgttattaaaaattttaatttcacaaaattcataaaaatcaaagctttaTTTTGCTCGTattctctataattttaaataaattaataaaataataaatcaagttttgagttttatgaattttttaaaattcaataatttaataatattttttaaatttataaaatcaaactaaatatataaatcaaaacgaATAACATCGTACATGCgtataatgaaatgaatactCACGTAAGAAGCTTACATGAACCATACAGAATGTCAAAAGAGAGAAACTTCTCTAAAGAAAAACAATAGCAGTTCAATAACATAGCAATAACACGACTCCTATTTTTAcatctttttttaatactgCGATATTATAGGCgtatagtaatagtaataatctATTTATCTCGTCAACTGGACTTGAGTCGTATTACCCACTCCAAAACCCTAAATCCCCAATCGCTATATAAAATCCCCAATTCAACAATTTAGGGCTTCCCATTGCCGCCTCTGACCCAAAAACCCAATCCCAAATCCTaatccgccgccgccgtcgtcCGTGCATTCTTCAATTCCAGCAATGGCGCAGGAACAGCTGGTCCTCCGCGGCACAATGCGCGCCCACACCGACTGGGTGACCGCCATCGCCACCCCAATTGACAACTCCGACATGATCGTCACCGCCTCCCGCGACAAATCCATCATCGTCTGGTCCCTCACCAAAGAAGACCGCTCCTACGGCGTCGCCCGCCGCCGCCTCACCGGCCACTCTCACTTCGTCCAGGACGTCGTCCTCTCCTCCGATGGCCAGTTCGCCCTCTCCGGCTCCTGGGACGGCGAGCTCCGCCTCTGGGACCTCGCTGCCGGCACCACCGCCCGCCGCTTCGTCGGCCACACCAAGGACGTCCTCTCCGTCGCCTTCTCCGTCGACAACCGCCAGATCGTCTCCGCCTCCCGCGACAAGTCGATTAAGCTCTGGAACACCCTCGGCGAATGCAAGTACACCATCCAGGACGCCGACGCCCACTCCGATTGGGTCTCCTGCGTCCGATTCTCCCCCAATACGTTGCAGCCGACGATTGTCTCTGGATCCTGGGATCGGACGGTTAAGATTTGGAATTTGAGCAACTGTAAATTGAGATCTACTCTCGCTGGCCACTCTGGGTATGTGAACACTGCGGCGGTGTCTCCCGATGGCTCGCTTTGCGCGAGTGGGGGTAAGGATGGGGTGATTTTGCTGTGGGATTTGGCGGAGGGGAAGAAGTTGTACTCGCTGGATGCGGGATCGATTATCCATTCGTTGTGCTTTAGCCCGAACAGGTACTGGCTGTGTGCGGCCACGGAGTCGAGCATCAAGATTTGGGACTTGGAGAGCAAGAGTGTTGTGGTGGACCTTAAGGTTGATTTGAAGCATGAGAGCGAGATGGTTGCCGATGGAGCACAAACTGCCGCTGGAAAAACTAaggtagtactactatatgatTAACCTTATATTTATTAGTTCAGTTTGGTTTGTGCTGA is drawn from Salvia hispanica cultivar TCC Black 2014 chromosome 6, UniMelb_Shisp_WGS_1.0, whole genome shotgun sequence and contains these coding sequences:
- the LOC125196106 gene encoding guanine nucleotide-binding protein subunit beta-like protein gives rise to the protein MAQEQLVLRGTMRAHTDWVTAIATPIDNSDMIVTASRDKSIIVWSLTKEDRSYGVARRRLTGHSHFVQDVVLSSDGQFALSGSWDGELRLWDLAAGTTARRFVGHTKDVLSVAFSVDNRQIVSASRDKSIKLWNTLGECKYTIQDADAHSDWVSCVRFSPNTLQPTIVSGSWDRTVKIWNLSNCKLRSTLAGHSGYVNTAAVSPDGSLCASGGKDGVILLWDLAEGKKLYSLDAGSIIHSLCFSPNRYWLCAATESSIKIWDLESKSVVVDLKVDLKHESEMVADGAQTAAGKTKVIYCTSLNWSADGSTLFSGYTDGVVRVWGIGRY